In the Streptomyces cinnamoneus genome, TGGTCGGCGGTGAAGCAGACGACCTCGCAGCGGCCGGTGTCGCCGGCGAGGGAGGGGAAGCGGTTCTCGAAGACGACCACCTCGTAGTCGTCGGCGGGGATTTCGGTGGTGCGGCCGTCGCGGGAGGGGCACAGGGGGCATTCACCGGGAGGCGGGTGGTAGGTGCGCGCCTGGCGATGTGAGGCGATGACGACGTCGTCGCCGAGCAGGGGGTCGCGGCGGATCTCGCCGGTGGAGGCGGCCGGTGGGAGCGGGCGGCGGTCGGCGGCGGTGCGCACGACGTCGTCGCGGGAGTCGTAGTAGAGCAGCTCGCGGCCGTCCGCGAGCCGGGTCGCCGTCTTCTTCACGTGGCCGTTCCTCCCACACGAGAGCACTTCCCACATCAGCGCACACAACTCAACACAAGGAACCATGGCCCCGGCGGCCCGTCAACATCACAATCGAACAAAGAGCTTCAACAGAACCGTTCAGATTCCCATCAACTCCGCGTAGGTTTCCTGCACTTCCGAGCAAGGAATGAGGTGACCCATGCGCTGTCTGGCCGCGGGCCTGCGGCTCCCCGTCAACGCGCTCGACTACACCATCCTCGCCCTCTACTTCGCCGTGGTCCTGGGCATCGGCGTGGCCGCCCGCCGGTCGGTCCGCACGAGCCTGGACTTCTTCCTCTCGGGCCGCGCCCTGCCCGCCTGGATCACCGGCCTGGCGTTCGTCGCCGCGAACCTGGGCGCCACCGAGATCCTGGGCATGGCCGCCAACGGTGCCCAGTACGGCGCCGCCACGGTGCACTGGTACTGGATCGGCGCGATACCGGCCATGGTCTTCCTGGGGCTGGTGATGATGCCCTTCTACTACGGGTCGAAGGTCCGGTCCGTGCCCGAGTTCCTGCTGCACCGCTTCGGGCCGTCCTCGCACCTGCTCTCCTCGGTGATCTTCGCGGTGTCGTCCGTCCTCATCGCGGGCGTCAACCTCTACGCGATGGCGCTCGTGCTGCAGGCCCTGCTGGGCTGGCCGCAGTGGGTGGCGATCGTCGTCGCGGGCCTTTTCGTCCTCGCCTACATCACGCTCGGCGGCCTCTCCTCGGCCGTCTACAACGAGGTGCTGCAGTTCTTCGTGATCCTGGCGGCGCTCATCCCCCTCACCGTCGTCGGGCTGAAGCGCGTCGGCGGCTGGGGCGGGCTGAGCGACGCCCTGGCCGCGCGGCACGGCGACGACTTCCTCACCGCCTGGGGCGGCACCGGCATCGGCCACCCCAACCCGCTGGGCGCCAACTGGCTGACCATCGCGCTCGGCCTCGGCTTCGTCATGAGCTTCGGCTACTGGACCACCAACTTCGCCGAGGTGCAGCGCGCGCTGTCCGCGAAGGACCTGAGCGCGGCGCGGCGCACACCCCTGATCGCGGCCTTCCCCAAGATGCTCATCCCGCTCGTGGTCGTCCTGCCCGGGCTGATCGCCCTGGTCATGGAGCCGGCGCTGGGCGCGCCCGGCGGGGACCTGAGCTACAACGACGCCATCCCCGTGCTGATGGCGGACCTGCTGCCCAACGGGGTGCTGGGCGTCGCGGTCACGGGCCTGCTCGCGGCGTTCATGGCGGGCATGGCGGCGAACGTCTCGTCCTTCAACGCGGTGTTCACCGGCGACATCTGGGCGGCGTACGCGCGGCCCGGCCGCGACGACGCGTACTACCTGGCCACGGGCCGGGCGGTCACGGTGGTGGGCGTGCTGGCGGGGATGGGCACGGCCTTCATCGCCTCGTCCTTCTCCAACATCATGAACTACCTCCAGACGCTGTTCTCGTTCTTCAACGTGCCGCTGTTCGTGGTGTTCGTCATCGGCATGTTCTGGAAGCGGACGACGGCCGCGGCGGGCTTCTGGGGACTGCTGTCGGGCACGGTCGCGGCGATGGTCAACTACTTCGCGCTGTACAAGCGGGGCGTCATCGGCATCCCCTCCGACCAGGGCGCCAACTTCGTGTCCGCGATCGTGGCGTTCGCCGTGGGGGCGGTGGTGATGGTCGTGGTCAGCCTCCTGACGAAGCCGCGGCCCGTGGAGGAGCTGGCGGGGCTGGTCTACGGCACCCGGTCGCCGGGGGCGGACGGGCCGCCGGCCGAGGGCGACGACGCGTGGTACCGCAGGCCCGCCCTCCTGGGCTGGGGGGCGCTGGTCCTGGCCTCCGTGTGCTATCTGCCGTTCTCGTTCTGAGGAGCTGTCATGACCGATCACCAGCGGGAGGGCGGGGAGTCCGGCCCGGTGCCCGCCACCGCCGCCCGCCTGTTCGACATACGCCGGGTCATCGGCGGTCTGTTCACCGTCTACGGGCTGATCCTGACCGTCGCCGGCGTCCTGGCCGACGAGGAGGACCTGAGGAAGGCCGAGGGCGTCAACATCAACCTCTGGGCGGGCCTGGGCATGCTCGCCCTCGGCGGCTTCTTCCTCCTCTGGCTCACCCTCCGCCCGGCACCGCCCCGGCCGGACCCGCCTGCGGACCCACGGCCGGGCGGGCGGCCGTAGCCCCCGTGGCGCGGTCGAGCAGGCCCGTCCGGGCGGCGAGGGCGGCGGCCTCCAGCCGGGAGCCCACACCGAGCTTCATCAGGACGCGCTGGACGTGGGTGCGGGCCGTGCTGGGCGCTATCCCCATGCCCGCCGCGATGAGGCGGGTGTCCTCGCCCTCGGCGACCCGGACCAGCACCTCGACCTCGCGGGGGGTGAGCAGCTGGAGCAGCCGGGCGCCCTCGTCGTCGGGCTGGGCGGCGGGGTTGAGCAGCTCCGCGAAGGACCCCTGGAGCAGCTGGGGGTCCACCGCGGCCTCGCCCGCCCGCGCCTTCATCATGGCGCGCTCGACGCCCTCGATGCGTTCGTTGTGGCGGACGTAGCCGGAGGCGCCGGCGGCGAAGGCGGCCGCGATGCCGAGCGGGCTGGGCACGGGGCCGAGCACCACGACGGCGACCTGCGGGCGCTCCCGCTTGATCCGCACGACGGGGTCGAAGGCCCCGGGCTCGGCCGGGGCGGCGGTGCCCAGGAGGCACACCTCGGGCGCGCGGCTGATCACCAGCTCCGCCGCCCCCGCGCTGGGCGCCGCGGCGGCCAGCACGCGGTGGCCCCGCAGTTTCAGCGCCGAGGCGAGGGCCTCGGCCAGCAGACGGTGGTCGTCGACCACCATGAGCCGTACGCCCATGCACTTCCCCCCTGTCGCCCGCTGCCGCCCTGTGTCGCCCGCGCACGTCTCCCCGGCAGGTCTGGCACGTCTCCCCGGCACCCTCTAGCCCGCGAAGCTACACGCTTGTTCGACGTTCCGCGCCCCTTACCGGTGAGAAGTCCCCCGGAATGCCGAAATCCCTGCCAATCACGTGTACTTCGAGACTGAAACGGATCGTTCAGGCATGTACGCGCGACGGACAGGGATACGGCGGGGAGAGCTCCTCAAATGATCAGTATCGGCTGCTCCGGATGATCAGCTACCGCCGAAGGCCATCGCCAGGTACTCCTTGCCCAGGCTGAACGAGCTGGGCTTGTTGGCGTAGTTGGCGCTCAGGAAGAGCCGGTTCTGGGCCCACAGGCCCTGGTGGATGGTCGGGCTGATCCTGCGCTCGCTCTCGGCCGTGGCGGCCGGATTCCGCATCAGCACGTCGGTCTTGAACGTCTTGGGGTCGACCCGGACCACCTGGCCGCCCGCCTTGTAGGTGGGCTCCTGGTAGCCGATCGGGTAGCCGTCCTTGTCCAGGCCCAGCGGCACGAGCTCGGAGCCGGCCATCCCGTCGGCCTTGCCCTTGGACTGGCCGGTGGCCAGGTCGAAGCCGACGATCTCGTTGACCCGGCCGACCTGCTGGGCGTTGCCGCTCTGGTGCTCCTCGGAGGGCAGGTAGAGGGTGTCCTTGCTGATGGCCAGCTTGAAGCAGCCCTCGACCTCGGTGGAGGGGCACTTCGGCGTGAACTTGCCGTTCTCCGTGGAGATCTTGCTGCGCAGCTTGCCCTCCTTGGCGCTGTCGTCGATCACCAGGAAGTCGGAGGCGGCGCTGCCGGTGGAGTCGCCCGCGTCGACCGCGATGACCAGCGGGTCGGTGGAGGCGACGTGGACGTAGTTGAGGCCGGGCGGGACCTTGTAGGCCGACTGGATCGCGCCCGTCGCGGGGTTGACCGTCTGCACCTGCATCTGCGGGCGGGAGTAGTCGCCGCAGCGGCGCACGGCGACGAGCTTGCCGCCACCGCCGTAGCCGTCGTCGCGGCAGTCGTCGCCGGGCTTGGGCTTCCACAGCTCCTTGCCGTCGGCCAGCGACCACGCGGCGCCGCCGCTGGTGCCGCCCGCGGCGACGGTGCCGCCGCCGACGGTGACCTCGTCGAAGCGGATGTCCTGGTCGCCGGCCTTGGCGGTCTTCTGCCAGAGCTTCTTGCCGCTGTTCAGGTCGAGGGCCACGACCTGGCTGCAGGGGCCGCCGTACTTGTGCTCGGCGTCGGGCTTGCCCGCCTTGACGAGCACGGCCGTCTTGCCGTCGGAGGTGGTCTGCTTGGACGACCAGCAGATCTCGCCGTCGAGCGGGATCTCCCACTTCTGGCCGCCGGACAGGCCGTACCCGACGACCTTGTAGACGTCGGCCTTGGCGTAGACCTGGTCGGTGGCCCACTGGCCCTTGACGGTGATGAGGTCGTCGACCTTGGGCTGGTCGACGCTGAACAGCAGCTTGGCGTCGATGGTCTGGGGGGCCTTCACCTCGCCGCCACCCCCCTGGGCACCGCCCTTGGCGCCGGTGCCGGAGCTGTTCTTGGCCTCGGACTTCTTGTCGTCGCCGCCCTTGGTGGCGAACCAGACGCCGCCGCCCACGACCAGCACCAGCGCGACCGCGGCGCTGACGATGACCGCCATGCGCTTCTTGGCGGCGCCGCCACCGGGCCCGCCCGGCGTCGGCGCGCCGGGGTACGGACCGCCGGGGTACTGCGGCGGCGGGTAGGCGCCGTACGGACCGGGGGCGGGCGGCGGGGTCGCGGCGCCGAAGGCCTGGGTGGCCATGTCGGGGGCCGGGGGCTGCGCGGGGTAGCCGTAGCCGGCCGGGGCCGCGGGGGCGCCCGGCGGGGGCGGCGGGGTCTGCGGGGGCCCCGCCGGCGGGGGCGGGGTCTGGGGCGCGGCGCCCGGCGGGGGCGGGGTCTGCGGGTAGCCGTAGCCGGGCTGGACCGCGGGGCTCACCTGGGTCGGCGTCGGCGCCTGCGGGGGCGCGGCGGGCGGCGGCGCGCCGAATCCGGGGGGCGGGTCCTGTGGCGCGCCGAAGCCTCCGCCCGGCGGGACCGGGGGTCCCTGCGGTGGCTGGGGTGGCTTGGGCGGCTGCGACATCAGCTTTCCTTTTTACGCGCGGACCAGGACATGCACCGCATGATTCCCGCCATTGTGCGGCAGGCGAGCGGGTGTTCTTTGTACCACCCGGCGCGGACGGCCCACGGATCGATCTCAGACGTATCCACCACCTGAGACCGGCCCGTGACGAGACTGTTGCGCCACGGGCCGGCCCCGCGCGCCCCCGGCGCGCGGCGCGTGGGGTCAGTCGTCCTCGGCCAGTTCGAGCCAGCGCAGCTCCAGCTCGTCGCGCTCGCCGGCCAGTTCGCGCAGCTCGGCGTCCAGCTTGGCCACGGCCTCGAAGTCGGTGGCCTGCCCGGCGATGCGCTCGTGGAGCTTCGCCTCCTGCTCGCTGATGCGGTCGAGCCGGCGCTCGATCTTCTGCAACTCCTTCTTCGCGGCGCGGGCGTCCGCCGCCGTCTTCGTCTTCGCGGCGGCGGCGGGGGCGACGGGTGCGGCGGCGGCCTCGGCCTCCATCACCTTCTGCCGGCGCTCCAGGTACTCGTCCAGGCCGCGCGGCAGCATCCGCAGGAAGCGGTCGCCGAGCAGCGCGAACACCCGGTCCGTGGTGCGCTCGACGAAGTAGCGGTCGTGGCTGATGACGACCATCGAGCCGGGCCAGCCGTCGAGGAGGTCCTCCAGCTGCGTGAGCGTCTCGATGTCGAGGTCGTTCGTCGGCTCGTCCAGGAACAGGACGTTCGGCTCGTCCATCAGCAGCCGCAGGATCTGCAGCCGGCGCCGCTCACCGCCGGAGAGGTCGCCGACGGGCGTCCACTGCTTCTCCTTGGTGAAGCCGAACTTCTCGCACAGCTGCCCCGCCGTCATCTCCCGGCCCTTGCCGAGGTCCACGCGGTCGCGCACCTGCTGGACGGCCTCCAGGACGCGCTTGGCCGGATCGAGTTCGGCGACCTCCTGCGAGAGGTAGGCCAGCTTGACGGTCTTGCCGACCACGACCTTCCCGGAGGCGGGCTGCTTCTCCCCCGCCGTGCGGGCCGCCTCGGCGAGCGTGCGCAGCAGCGAGGTCTTGCCCGCGCCGTTGACGCCGACGAGGCCGACGCGGTCGCCGGGGCCCAGCTGCCAGGTCAGGTGCTCGATCAGCACCTTGGGGCCGGCCTGGACGGTCACGTTCTCCAGGTCGAAGACGGTCCTGCCGAGCCGGGAGCTCGCGAACTTCATCAGCTCGGCGCTGTCGCGCGGCGGCGGCACGTCCGCGATCAGCTCGTTGGCGGCCTCGATGCGGAAGCGCGGCTTGCTGGTGCGGGCGGGGGCGCCGCGGCGCAGCCAGGCCAGCTCCTTGCGCATCAGGTTCTGCCGCTTGGTCTCCTCGGAGGCGGCGATGCGTTCCCGCTCGGCCCGCGCGAAGACGTAGTCGCTGTAGCCGCCCTCGTACTCGTGCACCGCGCCGCGCTGGACGTCCCACATGCGGGTGCAGACCTGGTCGAGGAACCACCGGTCGTGGGTGACGCACACCAGCGCCGAGCGGCGTGCCCGCAGGTGGCCGGCCAGCCAGGAGATGCCCTCCACGTCGAGGTGGTTGGTGGGCTCGTCGAGGACGATCAGGTCCTGCTCGGCGATCAGCAGCTTGGCGAGCGCGATGCGACGGCGCTCACCGCCGGAGAGCGGGCCGATGACGGTGTCCAGGCCCTGCGGGAAGGCCGGCAGGTCGAGGCCGCCGAACAGGCCCGTCAGCACGTCGCGGACCTTGGCGTCGCCGGCCCACTCGTGGTCGGCCATGTCGCCGATGACCTCGTGCCGCACGGTGGCGGCCGGGTCGAGGGAGTCGTGTTGGGTGAGGACGCCGAGCCGCACGTGGCCGGCGTGGGTGACGCGGCCCTTGTCGGCGTCCTCCAGCTTGGCGAGGATGCGGATGAGCGTGGTCTTGCCGTCACCGTTGCGGCCGACGACGCCGATCCGGTCGCCCTCGTTCACGCCGAGGGAGATGCCGTCGAGCAGTGCACGGGTGCCGTACACCTTCTCGACGGCCTCCAGGTTGACCAGGTTGGCAGCCATTCCGCTCCTTGTTCCTTGGGACTGCCTCCAGGATCCCACGCCCGGCGCCGGGCCCGGACGCGAGGCCAGGGGATGTCCGATGAGTCGACACGGGCCCTGCGGAGCCCGGCACGGCACCTCGCTGCGTTGTCGCATCAGCCGAGGACGCCCGGTCCGAGGCAGATGCTCCGCCTTGCGATCCTCCCCCGGCTACCGCTGGGAGGTGCCCCCAGCGGACACCGCAGGGCCCGCACCGACCCATCGGACACCCCCTAGGCCCGGGCCGCCTCCACAGGGCGGGTCCGCAGGACCGCCCAGGTGGGGACCAGGGTGGCGGCGAGGGTCAGCGCCCAGGCGCCGCCGGCCACGGCCGCGTAGATCGACGGCGGCCCGCTGGGCAGCGGGGTGTCCGCCACGGCCAGGTTGAACGGCACGAGCGTGGTGGCCGCCGCGGCCGTGCCGAGGACCAGGCCGACGAGGGCGACCAGCGTGCCCTCCACGGTCATCATGCGCAGCACCTGGGCGCGGGTGGCGCCGGTGAGCCGCTGGAGGGCGAAGTCCCGGCGGCGGTTGCCGACCGAGACGGCCGTGGAGTTGACGACGGACAGCGCGGTGTAGGCGACGAGCACGCCGACGATGAGGTAGTTCGCCCAGGCCTGGGTGCGGGTGTTCCGGGCGTGCTGCGCGGTCAGGGCGTCGCGGTCGGTGACCTTCACTCCGGGGTGCCGCTCGACGAAGGCGGCGAGTTCCCGCAGCAGCCGGTCCCGGCCGGTGCCGGCCGCGGCGCGGACCAGGATCCGGTCGGGCAGGCCCGCGGTGGTGTGCGGGGCGAGCATGCCGACGCTGGTCAGCGCCGATTCGAAGCCTTCGCGCCCGGTGGTCAGGGCCACGACGCGGACGTCCACGGCGGTGCCGTCGCCCAGGCGCAGGCGGACGGTGTCGCCGACGCCCCGGTGCATCCGGTGCGCGACGTGCTCGGGCAGGGCGAGGGTGTCGCCCTGGAGGGCGGTGAGGCTGCCGGCGGTCACCCGGGTGGCGAGGGTCTGCCGGGCGCCGTCCGCGTCGACGCCCGTCAGGGGCAGGCCGCGCTTGGCCTCGTCGCCGTCGTGCGGCCGCTCGGTGTAGGCGCTGCCGGTGACGGAGGCGCTCGCGCCGGCGACGCCGGGCAGCCGGCGCACGGCGTCCGCCAGTGAGGGGCTCACTCCGCCGGTGACCGAGGTGAGCACGGCGTCGGCGCGCAGGTCCTCGGTGAACGCGCGCTCGGTGGCGGCGGCCACGCTGGTCTGGAGGTAGAGCATGCCGGTGGTGACGGCGGTCGCGAGCATCACGGGGGTGGCGACGGCGGCCGTCCTGGCGGCGGTGGCACGGCAGTTGAGGGCGGCGAGCCGGCCGGCGGGGCCGGTCAGCAGGCGTACGGGCCAGTGCAGCAGCGCGGTCACGGGCGTGGCGAACCAGGGGCCCAGCAGCGCGAAGCCGGTGGCGCAGCACATCACGGTCGGACCGGCCGTGCTCGCCGCGACGGGGCCGCGCAGGACCAGCAGGCTGACCAGGGCGAGGGCGGTGGCGCCGGCGAGGAAGAGCAGGCCGAGGACGATACGGACGGGGTGGAGGCCGCGCCGGGGGACGGCCGCCTCGCAGAGCGCCTCGACCGGTCTGGCCCGTACGGCCGCGGAGGTGCCGAGGAGGCCGCCGAGCACGGCGGTCAGCAGCATCGAGCCGTACGCCGGCATGGCCGGGATCCAGCCCTGGCTGAACTCGACGGTGTCGGCGGTCAGGCCGGAGCCGGTGAGCCGTCCGAACAGCCAGCGGCCGAGCACCGGCCCGGCGGGCCAGGCGGCCGCGCCGGCGAGGACGGCGACGATCAGCGTCTCGCCGAGCAGCATCCGGCGCAGCTGGCCCGCGCTGGCGCCGATGGCGCGCAGCAGGGCCAGTTCGCGCCGGCGCTGCTGGGCGCAGAGCCCGACGGTGCCGGCGACCACGAAGATCGCGATGCTGACGGCCAGGCCGCCGAAGACCCCGGAGAGCGCCACCAGGTCCTCGCCGCCGGCGAGGGTCTCGGGGTGCTCGACGGTGCCACGGTCGTCGCCGGTCAGGAGGGACACGCGGTGCCCCGCGAGGGCCGCGGCGACGCCCTCGCGGACGGCGCCGCGGTCGGCGCCGGGCGCGAGGACGACGGCGATGTCGGCGACGGTGTCCTCGCGGGCGGACAGCCGCCGGGCCTCGGCCGCGGAGAAGAACAGGGCCGGCTGCGGCACGTCGCGTCCCGCGGTGGGCCGGGCGACGCCGCTGACGCGGTAGGCGGCCGAGCCGCCGTGGGCGGCGATCCGCACCGTGTCGCCGACGCCCGCGCCGGCGCGGCGGGCGAGCTGCGCGTCGAGGACGACCTCGCCGGCCCCCGCGGGGGCGCCTCCGCCGGTGTCGAGGGCGTACGGGGTGAGCGCCGCGGAGTCCCAGGCGTGGCCGACGGCCTTGCCTCCCCGGTCGGTGAGGGCCGCGTCGAAGGACCGTTCGCCGACGGCCGTCCGCACGCCGGGCACGGCGCGGACCTTGTCGGTCAGGGCGGCGGGGAGCTCGACGCGCTCGGGGAGCACGACCTCCTTGTGCTTGTCGCCGGGGCGCACGAAGGTCCGGTCGCCGGTGACGATCAGTTGGGCGCCGGCCAGCCGCTGGGGCGGCACGTTGTTGCGGATGCCGGTCTCCATGAGGCCGCCGCAGGCCATGACGACGGTGGCGCCGATGAAGAGCGCGACGAAGGTGGCGAGGAATCCGCCCATGCGGTGGCGCAGCGAGCGCAGCGCGAGCCTGCCCGTCATCGCCCGGCTCCGGCCCGTGTGTCGCCGGTCGTCCTGCGGTTCACGCCCCACCCCTTGTCGGTCCTCCCCCACGGCTTTGTCGCCGGGCTCCACGCTAGGGAGGGGAGGTGGGTGCGGCCCATGGGACGGGCGGGTGTCTCGGGGTGGGGAAAGCCCTACCCCGCGCGGCCGCGGCGGGGCGCCGCCGCCTCCACGAGGAGCCAGCCGGCGGCGGCCGTCAGGACGGCGGCGGGGGCGGTGACGCGCACCGCGACGAGGACCGCCGTGTGGCCCTGGAGGAGGCCGCCGAAGCCGACCGTGGACAGGCCCAGCACGCCGAAGAGGGCGAGGGTGACGCCGAGGGCGGCCAGCGGGCCGGAGGCGCGGCGGGCCGTGGCGGCGGCCACCGCGGCGGAGGGCCGCTCCACCCGGCGGAAGACCGCCACCAGCACCGCCGTGACCGCGGCGGCGGCCGCGATCCGCAGGGGTGCCTGGGCCCACCAGGCGGCGCCCGCCGGCGCGGGCGGCGGCACGTCGAGGGCGAGCAGGACCCCGTAGACGCCGAGCATCGCGGTGAGGTGCCACAGGAACGCGGTCATCGCGACGCCGTTCGCGACGATCACCGCGCGCCACACGCGCTGCCGCGCCACGAGCCGGGCTCCCGGGCCGCGCAGCGTCTCGACGGCACCGACCAGCCACATGCCGTGGCAGAGCAGGGCGGCCGTGGGCGGCGACATGTTGCTGATCTTCTCGCCGGGCATGCCGACCATCGACAGGGGGTACGGGCCGAGGGCCACGAGCGCGACGGCCGCCGCGAGCCCGCCGAGGGCGAGCAGGGCCGGCAGGCGCAGCCGCCCGTCGGCCCGCAGGAAGCCCAGCTGGTGGACGGCCAGCCAGACGAAGGCGAAGTTGAGGAACGCGACGAAGGGCACGTCGGCCGCGAACCGCAGGACGTCCACGGCGACCGCCGCCGCGACGAGGGCGGCGAAGGCGCCCCAGCCGTACCGCTCGTGCAGGCGCAGCAGCGGCGGGGTGAAGGCGACCATCGCCAGGTAGATGCCGATGAACCACAGGGGCTGGGCGACGAGCCGGGCGGCGGTGTCCGCCAGGGCGCCCCCGCCGCCGAGGAGTTGCGCGGCGAGCGCGCCGGTGCCCCAGACGGCGATGAACACCATGGTGGGCCGCAGCAGCCGTTGCAGCCGGGCGCGCAGGAAGGCGGCGTAGGCGGGGCCTTGGGAGCGGCGGGTGAGGGAGCGGTAGGAGAGGGCGTGGGAGAAGCCGCCGACGAAGAAGAAGACGGGCATGACCTGGAGGACCCAGGTGACGGCCTGGAGCGACGGTTCGACGGCGAGGAGGTTGCCGACCTTCGTCCGGCCGTGCGCGTCGGTGGTGACGGCGGACATCAGCCAGTGTCCGAGCACGACGGTGGCGAGGGAGGCGACGCGCAGGAGGTCGACGTAGCGGTCACGGGTGGAGGGCGTCGCCGCGGCGAGGTCGTGCGCCCGGGTCTTCGAAGGCATGGGCGCACTCTCGCGCGCCGGCGCGCCGCGCACATGGGCGGGGGTACTCAGGTGCGGCTGAGTACGTCCCCCGCCCCGGCCTAACGGCGGGCGAGGACCGTCGCGCCCGGCACCGGTCCGGACGCCACCCGCACGGCGCGGCAGGTGCCGGAGGTCCGCAGGGCGTCCGCGACCTTCTCGGCCTCCGCCTCGCCGGAGACGAGGAAGGCCGTCGTCGGGCCGGAACCCGACACCATCGCCGCCAGCGCGCCGGCCTGCGTGCCCGCCGCCAGGGTGGCCGCGAGCGACGGCCGCAGCGACACGGCGGCGCTCTGGAGGTCGTTGCCCACCGCGGCCGCCAGCGCGCCCGCGTCACCGTCGCGCAGGGCCTGGAGCAGGGCTTCCGACGGCTCGGGGGCGGGCACCTCGGTCCCCTCCCGCAGCCGGTCGCACTCGGCGTAGACCGCGGGTGTGGACAGGCCGCCGTCCGC is a window encoding:
- a CDS encoding response regulator transcription factor; this encodes MGVRLMVVDDHRLLAEALASALKLRGHRVLAAAAPSAGAAELVISRAPEVCLLGTAAPAEPGAFDPVVRIKRERPQVAVVVLGPVPSPLGIAAAFAAGASGYVRHNERIEGVERAMMKARAGEAAVDPQLLQGSFAELLNPAAQPDDEGARLLQLLTPREVEVLVRVAEGEDTRLIAAGMGIAPSTARTHVQRVLMKLGVGSRLEAAALAARTGLLDRATGATAARPAVGPQAGPAGAVPGGG
- a CDS encoding FtsX-like permease family protein, yielding MTGRLALRSLRHRMGGFLATFVALFIGATVVMACGGLMETGIRNNVPPQRLAGAQLIVTGDRTFVRPGDKHKEVVLPERVELPAALTDKVRAVPGVRTAVGERSFDAALTDRGGKAVGHAWDSAALTPYALDTGGGAPAGAGEVVLDAQLARRAGAGVGDTVRIAAHGGSAAYRVSGVARPTAGRDVPQPALFFSAAEARRLSAREDTVADIAVVLAPGADRGAVREGVAAALAGHRVSLLTGDDRGTVEHPETLAGGEDLVALSGVFGGLAVSIAIFVVAGTVGLCAQQRRRELALLRAIGASAGQLRRMLLGETLIVAVLAGAAAWPAGPVLGRWLFGRLTGSGLTADTVEFSQGWIPAMPAYGSMLLTAVLGGLLGTSAAVRARPVEALCEAAVPRRGLHPVRIVLGLLFLAGATALALVSLLVLRGPVAASTAGPTVMCCATGFALLGPWFATPVTALLHWPVRLLTGPAGRLAALNCRATAARTAAVATPVMLATAVTTGMLYLQTSVAAATERAFTEDLRADAVLTSVTGGVSPSLADAVRRLPGVAGASASVTGSAYTERPHDGDEAKRGLPLTGVDADGARQTLATRVTAGSLTALQGDTLALPEHVAHRMHRGVGDTVRLRLGDGTAVDVRVVALTTGREGFESALTSVGMLAPHTTAGLPDRILVRAAAGTGRDRLLRELAAFVERHPGVKVTDRDALTAQHARNTRTQAWANYLIVGVLVAYTALSVVNSTAVSVGNRRRDFALQRLTGATRAQVLRMMTVEGTLVALVGLVLGTAAAATTLVPFNLAVADTPLPSGPPSIYAAVAGGAWALTLAATLVPTWAVLRTRPVEAARA
- a CDS encoding sodium:solute symporter family protein — its product is MRCLAAGLRLPVNALDYTILALYFAVVLGIGVAARRSVRTSLDFFLSGRALPAWITGLAFVAANLGATEILGMAANGAQYGAATVHWYWIGAIPAMVFLGLVMMPFYYGSKVRSVPEFLLHRFGPSSHLLSSVIFAVSSVLIAGVNLYAMALVLQALLGWPQWVAIVVAGLFVLAYITLGGLSSAVYNEVLQFFVILAALIPLTVVGLKRVGGWGGLSDALAARHGDDFLTAWGGTGIGHPNPLGANWLTIALGLGFVMSFGYWTTNFAEVQRALSAKDLSAARRTPLIAAFPKMLIPLVVVLPGLIALVMEPALGAPGGDLSYNDAIPVLMADLLPNGVLGVAVTGLLAAFMAGMAANVSSFNAVFTGDIWAAYARPGRDDAYYLATGRAVTVVGVLAGMGTAFIASSFSNIMNYLQTLFSFFNVPLFVVFVIGMFWKRTTAAAGFWGLLSGTVAAMVNYFALYKRGVIGIPSDQGANFVSAIVAFAVGAVVMVVVSLLTKPRPVEELAGLVYGTRSPGADGPPAEGDDAWYRRPALLGWGALVLASVCYLPFSF
- a CDS encoding ABC-F family ATP-binding cassette domain-containing protein gives rise to the protein MAANLVNLEAVEKVYGTRALLDGISLGVNEGDRIGVVGRNGDGKTTLIRILAKLEDADKGRVTHAGHVRLGVLTQHDSLDPAATVRHEVIGDMADHEWAGDAKVRDVLTGLFGGLDLPAFPQGLDTVIGPLSGGERRRIALAKLLIAEQDLIVLDEPTNHLDVEGISWLAGHLRARRSALVCVTHDRWFLDQVCTRMWDVQRGAVHEYEGGYSDYVFARAERERIAASEETKRQNLMRKELAWLRRGAPARTSKPRFRIEAANELIADVPPPRDSAELMKFASSRLGRTVFDLENVTVQAGPKVLIEHLTWQLGPGDRVGLVGVNGAGKTSLLRTLAEAARTAGEKQPASGKVVVGKTVKLAYLSQEVAELDPAKRVLEAVQQVRDRVDLGKGREMTAGQLCEKFGFTKEKQWTPVGDLSGGERRRLQILRLLMDEPNVLFLDEPTNDLDIETLTQLEDLLDGWPGSMVVISHDRYFVERTTDRVFALLGDRFLRMLPRGLDEYLERRQKVMEAEAAAAPVAPAAAAKTKTAADARAAKKELQKIERRLDRISEQEAKLHERIAGQATDFEAVAKLDAELRELAGERDELELRWLELAEDD
- a CDS encoding PQQ-binding-like beta-propeller repeat protein, which codes for MSQPPKPPQPPQGPPVPPGGGFGAPQDPPPGFGAPPPAAPPQAPTPTQVSPAVQPGYGYPQTPPPPGAAPQTPPPPAGPPQTPPPPPGAPAAPAGYGYPAQPPAPDMATQAFGAATPPPAPGPYGAYPPPQYPGGPYPGAPTPGGPGGGAAKKRMAVIVSAAVALVLVVGGGVWFATKGGDDKKSEAKNSSGTGAKGGAQGGGGEVKAPQTIDAKLLFSVDQPKVDDLITVKGQWATDQVYAKADVYKVVGYGLSGGQKWEIPLDGEICWSSKQTTSDGKTAVLVKAGKPDAEHKYGGPCSQVVALDLNSGKKLWQKTAKAGDQDIRFDEVTVGGGTVAAGGTSGGAAWSLADGKELWKPKPGDDCRDDGYGGGGKLVAVRRCGDYSRPQMQVQTVNPATGAIQSAYKVPPGLNYVHVASTDPLVIAVDAGDSTGSAASDFLVIDDSAKEGKLRSKISTENGKFTPKCPSTEVEGCFKLAISKDTLYLPSEEHQSGNAQQVGRVNEIVGFDLATGQSKGKADGMAGSELVPLGLDKDGYPIGYQEPTYKAGGQVVRVDPKTFKTDVLMRNPAATAESERRISPTIHQGLWAQNRLFLSANYANKPSSFSLGKEYLAMAFGGS
- a CDS encoding acyltransferase family protein, with translation MPSKTRAHDLAAATPSTRDRYVDLLRVASLATVVLGHWLMSAVTTDAHGRTKVGNLLAVEPSLQAVTWVLQVMPVFFFVGGFSHALSYRSLTRRSQGPAYAAFLRARLQRLLRPTMVFIAVWGTGALAAQLLGGGGALADTAARLVAQPLWFIGIYLAMVAFTPPLLRLHERYGWGAFAALVAAAVAVDVLRFAADVPFVAFLNFAFVWLAVHQLGFLRADGRLRLPALLALGGLAAAVALVALGPYPLSMVGMPGEKISNMSPPTAALLCHGMWLVGAVETLRGPGARLVARQRVWRAVIVANGVAMTAFLWHLTAMLGVYGVLLALDVPPPAPAGAAWWAQAPLRIAAAAAVTAVLVAVFRRVERPSAAVAAATARRASGPLAALGVTLALFGVLGLSTVGFGGLLQGHTAVLVAVRVTAPAAVLTAAAGWLLVEAAAPRRGRAG